The following are encoded in a window of Gossypium raimondii isolate GPD5lz chromosome 13, ASM2569854v1, whole genome shotgun sequence genomic DNA:
- the LOC105781784 gene encoding uncharacterized protein LOC105781784 gives MGGNKHKKSFSFFTSLFKGKKGRRDHDSYSYGDDAWGAARKIYPSDEDNTHRVVAEPGIDKRASAFIANFHATRVSEAIHHQQAG, from the coding sequence ATGGGTGGGAACAAGCACAAGAAGTCCTTCTCTTTCTTCACTAGCTTGTTTAAAGGCAAGAAGGGCCGTAGAGACCATGATTCTTACTCCTATGGGGATGATGCTTGGGGCGCCGCCAGGAAGATTTATCCCAGTGATGAAGACAATACTCACAGGGTGGTTGCTGAGCCCGGTATCGACAAGAGAGCTTCAGCTTTCATTGCTAATTTCCATGCAACTCGTGTTTCTGAAGCCATCCATCATCAACAAGCTggctga